One window from the genome of Hydractinia symbiolongicarpus strain clone_291-10 chromosome 1, HSymV2.1, whole genome shotgun sequence encodes:
- the LOC130642711 gene encoding uncharacterized protein LOC130642711, with product MEKPKVRMRMSLRELEKPHNAKNLNNFLKAWKLIKELPPDNPNSFWGLATYHGEPFKKRIAPDIKNYSFVNFFEFLFPSIDKPPHNRQKWGGYCQHANVLFPPWHRLYLLRVEQALQTVLPGEDVALHYWDQTSEESLRHGLPSILTRKTVMVDGKEEVNPLLNFTLPKQIDADENSLYKKPIHYTTVRYPFSGIRNPKTAAEAAEKHNERIFELDKSPDKLLNENIKYWLNHGYKSKNSVVSGYEDCLDETDYNKFSNISSAKVKGRVAFSLEQPHNDMHLSIGGYSLPKMNENGEIERDENDNPIMQNYGLVEGANGDMGANEVASFDPIFFVHHSNVDRMFWIWQKKHNHSTVETSFEIRKEKRSEVGRDDVLGTSTNGQGPTPDQSYNQILGMDTVLYPFQNSTGVPMTTKDCVDIEAQLGYTYSIGSFDKIDWPSCTSKNMYSHIVTTLNDLTYYMENVTQIQVSNPKKVYFDFTTVEAPSQSWLALPFFKKGRPEFTYGGCKWKRMFYLRVCNLKCDDYPGSFVVRAFYKKNGKEYFAGQRGVLNRWNRKICENCQYNNFKSVVFKFHENDVSFPTGVNEFNVDVLAKNPVTGKNEVHKIFCDGGPYGDKGFPKKEFLVSFEEVTN from the exons ATGGAGAAACCAAA GGTACGCATGCGAATGTCACTTCGTGAACTGGAAAAACCACACAACGCAAAAAAtctcaataattttttaaaggctTGGAAATTAATAAAAGAGCTTCCCCCAGATAATCCAAATTCATTTTGGGGACTTGCTACATATCATGGTGAACCATTTAAAAAGAGAATAGCTCCGgacataaaaaattattcgtttgttaattttttcgaGTTTTTGTTTCCAAGTATAGACAAACCACCACATAACCGGCAGAAGTGGGGTGGATACTGCCAACATGCTAATGTTTTGTTTCCACCGTGGCATCGTCTGTATCTGTTACGTGTGGAACAAGCCTTGCAGACAGTTCTCCCTGGTGAAGATGTGGCATTACATTATTGGGACCAAACTTCAGAAGAAAGCCTACGACATGGTTTACCTAGCATCCTAACCAGAAAAACTGTCATGGTAGATGGTAAGGAAGAAGTAAATCCTCTCTTAAATTTCACTCTGCCAAAGCAAATTGATGCCGATGAAAACAGTTTATACAAGAAACCTATCCATTACACGACAGTCCGCTACCCTTTTTCAGGTATTAGGAATCCCAAAACAGCTGCAGAAGCTGCAGAAAAACACAACGAGAGAATCTTTGAACTTGATAAATCTCCAGATAAATTGTTGAATGAAAACATCAAGTACTGGTTAAACCATGGCTATAAAAGTAAGAACTCGGTAGTATCTGGTTATGAAGACTGCTTGGATGAGACGGATTACAATAAATTCTCAAACATAAGCTCGGCCAAAGTCAAAGGCAGGGTTGCGTTTTCCTTGGAACAGCCACACAATGATATGCATCTTTCAATAGGTGGTTACTCCTTACCTAAAATGAATGAGAATGGTGAAATTGAAAGAGATGAGAATGATAATCcaattatgcaaaattatggTTTGGTAGAAGGTGCAAACGGTGATATGGGTGCAAATGAGGTGGCTTCCTTCgatccaattttttttgtgcatCATTCAAATGTAGATAGAATGTTTTGGAtttggcaaaaaaaacataaccatAGCACAGTCGAGACAAGTTTTGAAATTCGGAAAGAAAAGAGAAGTGAAGTTGGACGTGACGATGTTCTTGGTACATCAACGAATGGCCAAGGCCCAACTCCCGATCAATCCTATAATCAAATCTTAGGTATGGATACCGTGTTGTATCCATTTCAAAATTCCACGGGTGTTCCCATGACAACCAAAGATTGCGTTGATATCGAGGCACAGCTTGGGTACACTTATAGCATAGGCTCCTTTGACAAAATTGATTGGCCGAGCTGTACTTCAAAGAACATGTATTCCCACATCGTAACGACGTTGAATGACCTCACCTACTATATGGAAAACGTGACACAAATCCAAGTATCAAACCCTAAAAAAGTCTATTTCGATTTCACAACTGTCGAAGCACCGAGTCAAAGTTGGTTAGCGCTACCATTTTTCAAGAAAGGCCGTCCAGAATTCACCTACGGTGGGTGCAAATGGAAGAGGATGTTTTACTTGCGTGTGTGTAATCTGAAATGTGATGACTACCCAGGTTCGTTTGTTGTACGggcgttttacaaaaaaaatggcaAGGAATATTTTGCAGGCCAGCGTGGTGTGTTAAATCGATGGAATCgtaaaatttgtgaaaattgccagtacaacaattttaaaagcgTTGTATTTAAATTCCATGAAAACGATGTTTCCTTTCCCACTGGGGTTAATGAATTCAATGTAGATGTTTTGGCAAAGAATCCTGTTACTGGAAAAAATGAAGTACACAAGATATTCTGTGATGGTGGGCCGTATGGTGATAAAGGATTTCCTAAGAAAGAATTTTTAGTTTCTTTTGAAGAAGTAACTAATTAG
- the LOC130642685 gene encoding uncharacterized protein LOC130642685 isoform X2, with product MEKTKLRERMSLRELEKPWNTKKLNDFLKAWKLIKELPPDNPNSFWSLATYHGVPFKKTIVEDIQNNNNTVFEYLRHLFSRKDDIPHNRQKWGGYCQHANVLFPSWHRLYLLRVEQALQTVIPGKDVALHYWDQTSEESLQHGLPSILTRKTVMIDGKEEVNPLLSFTLPRQIDADENSFYKKPIHYTTVRYPFSGIMNPKTAAEIANKHNEKLSRLNKSPDELLNENIKYWLNHGFGKKNSVVSSYEDCLDETDYNKFSNTSSARIKGTVAISLEQPHNDMHLSIGGFSLPKTNEHGEIERDNNGHPIIQNYGLVEGANGDMGANEMAAFDPIFFVHHANVDRMFWAWQKKHNHSTVETSFKIRQEKRSEVGRDDVLGTSTNGQGPSPNQSYDEILGMDTVLYPFQNSVGMPMTTKDCVDIEAQLGYTYSVGSFDKFYWPSYAPKIKYSYTVTELTHFTDLMKKLTQTHTSNPKEICFDFTSVIAPTHHWETLPFFKKGSPEFTYGGCKWKRMFYLRVCNLKCDDYPGSFVVRAFYKKNGKEYFAGQRGVLNRWNRKICKNCQYNNFKSVVFKFHEKDVSFPTEVNKIDVDVLAKNPATGNNEVHKICCGEGSCGDKRSPKKELLVSFEELTKYRFF from the exons Atggaaaaaacaaa GTTACGAGAACGGATGTCACTTCGTGAACTAGAAAAGCCTTGGAACACAAAAAAactcaatgattttttaaaggCCTGGAAATTAATAAAAGAGCTTCCACCAGATAATCCAAATTCGTTTTGGAGTCTTGCTACATATCATGGTGTACCATTTAAGAAGACAATAGTCGAAGAcatccaaaataataataatactgtgTTTGAATATTTGCGTCATTTGTTTTCACGAAAGGACGACATACCACACAATCGGCAGAAGTGGGGTGGATACTGCCAACATGCTAATGTTTTGTTTCCATCGTGGCATCGCCTGTATCTTTTACGTGTGGAACAAGCCTTGCAGACAGTTATTCCTGGTAAAGATGTAGCATTACATTATTGGGACCAAACTTCAGAAGAAAGCCTCCAACATGGTTTACCTAGCATCTTAACCAGGAAAACTGTCATGATTGATGGTAAAGAAGAAGTAAATCCTCTCTTAAGTTTCACTCTGCCAAGGCAAATTGATGCCGATGAAAACAGTTTCTACAAGAAACCTATCCATTACACGACAGTCCGCTACCCTTTTTCAGGCATCATGAATCCCAAAACAGCTGCAGAAATCGCAAACAAACACAATGAAAAGTTATCGCGACTTAATAAATCTCCAGATGAATTGTTGAATGAAAACATCAAGTACTGGTTAAACCATGGCTTCGGAAAGAAGAACTCAGTAGTATCTAGTTATGAAGACTGCTTGGATGAGACAGATTACAATAAATTTTCAAACACGAGTTCAGCAAGAATTAAAGGTACAGTTGCAATTTCCTTGGAACAGCCACACAATGATATGCATCTTTCAATAGGTGGATTCTCTTTACCGAAAACTAATGAACACGGGGAAATTGAAAGAGATAATAATGGACATCCAATTATACAAAATTATGGTTTGGTAGAAGGTGCAAATGGAGATATGGGTGCAAATGAGATGGCTGCTTTtgatccaattttttttgtgcatCATGCAAATGTAGATAGAATGTTTTGGGCttggcaaaaaaaacataaccacAGCACAGttgaaacaagttttaaaattcGGCAAGAAAAAAGAAGTGAAGTTGGACGTGACGATGTTCTTGGTACATCAACGAATGGTCAAGGCCCATCTCCTAACCAATCCTATGATGAAATATTAGGTATGGATACCGTGTTGTATCCGTTCCAAAATTCAGTAGGCATGCCTATGACAACCAAAGATTGCGTTGATATCGAAGCACAGCTTGGATACACCTATAGTGTAGGCTCCTTTGACAAATTttattggcccagctatgcgcCAAAGATTAAGTATTCATACACCGTGACCGAATTAACGCACTTCACTGATTTGATGAAAAAGTTGACACAAACACATACGTCAAATCCTAAGGAAATCTGTTTTGATTTTACATCCGTTATAGCGCCAACTCATCATTGGGAAACcctgccattttttaaaaaaggcagtCCAGAATTCACCTATGGTGGGTGCAAATGGAAGAGGATGTTTTACTTGCGTGTGTGTAATCTGAAATGTGATGACTACCCAGGTTCGTTTGTTGTGCGGGCGTTTTACAAAAAGAATGGCAAAGAATATTTTGCAGGCCAGCGTGGTGTGTTAAATCGATGGAATcgcaaaatttgtaaaaattgccagtacaacaattttaaaagcgTTGTATTTAAATTCCATGAAAAAGATGTTTCCTTTCCTACTGAGGTTAATAAAATTGATGTTGATGTTTTGGCGAAAAATCCTGCTACTGGAAACAATGAAGTACACAAGATATGCTGCGGCGAAGGGTCGTGTGGTGACAAGCGATCTCCCAAGAAAGAACTTTTAGTTTCTTTTGAAGAACTAACTAAATATCGATTTTTTTAG
- the LOC130642759 gene encoding activated RNA polymerase II transcriptional coactivator p15-like, translating to MSKRVKSKEFISDDSDSDVEQSKKKNKKEKTAKKEDNASHGDDDASSWDLGKKKKVSISEYKGQTYINIREYYEADGELKPGRKGIALNLSQWDELTKVVDKINKKIKK from the exons ATGTCAAAGCGTGTTAAAAGTAAAGAATTTATATCTGATGATTCTGACTCGGATGTCGAACagtccaagaaaaaaaacaag AAAGAGAAGACAGCTAAAAAAGAAGATAATGCTTCACATGGCGACGACGACGCCAGCAGCTGGGAT CTTGGCAAGAAAAAGAAAGTTTCGATCAGTGAATATAAAGGGCAAACGTATATAAACATTCGAGAATACTATGAAGCTGACGGAGAATTAAAGCCGGGTAGAAAAG GTATAGCATTGAATTTAAGCCAGTGGGATGAACTCACCAAGGTGGTGGACAAAATCAACAAGAAAATTAAGAAGTAA
- the LOC130655462 gene encoding glycoprotein 3-alpha-L-fucosyltransferase A-like → MHPDIKQYSKTCGCKYKNCLVSNDKKLFLKSDAVIFHGRDVSARSPNWVELNKARPKSQIWVYLILENPYNTPNTNTYSKYFNLTFSYRQSSDIMRPRSRFRKLTSNEKRSMLNVNYAAGKNELMNWFVSHCGTFRDRVMLALEKFGVTMSIGGNCFKNKKRIHCSDKQCLNEQRKFKFYFAAENAFCDDYITEKYWVKPFIADQVPVVLGGANYTRLAIPGSYIDAFQFQSVKQLADYIKMLDGNDTAYNQYFKWKQTYKLIFEDYKGCHYGVCKLCEILNNKNYSYKPLDLKEVINSEKECRKQSNFANEWLSRTS, encoded by the coding sequence ATGCATCCTGATATCAAGCAATATTCTAAGACTTGTGGTTGTAAGTACAAAAACTGTCTTGTTTCGAACGAcaagaaattgtttttgaaaagcgATGCAGTTATTTTTCACGGGCGTGATGTTTCGGCAAGATCACCTAATTGGGTGGAATTAAACAAAGCGAGACCAAAGTCACAAATCTGGGTATACCTTATTCTAGAAAACCCGTACAATACACCAAACACCAATACGTatagtaaatattttaatttgacattttcGTATAGACAAAGTAGCGATATTATGCGTCCAAGATCAAGGTTTAGAAAGCTGACTTCAAACGAGAAACGCTCAATGCTGAATGTGAATTATGCAGccggaaaaaatgaattaatgaactgGTTTGTTAGCCATTGCGGCACGTTCCGAGATCGCGTTATGCTAGCATTAGAGAAGTTCGGTGTTACAATGTCTATTGGaggaaattgttttaaaaacaagaaaCGTATCCATTGCTCAGATAAACAATGTTTAAATGAACAGCGcaagtttaaattttactttgCTGCTGAAAACGCCTTTTGTGATGATtacataacagaaaaatattgggTGAAACCTTTCATTGCTGATCAGGTACCAGTTGTTCTTGGTGGTGCAAACTACACCAGGCTGGCAATACCTGGTTCATATATAGATGCATTTCAGTTTCAATCAGTGAAACAACTGGCCGACTATATTAAGATGCTTGATGGTAATGATACAGCATATAACCAATACTTTAAATGGAAACAAACATACAAACTTATTTTCGAAGATTATAAAGGTTGCCATTATGGAGTGTGCAAATTGTGCGAGATTCTGAACAACAAGAACTATTCATATAAGCCTTTAGATTTAAAGGAAGTCATCAATTCTGAAAAAGAATGCAGGAAGCAAAGTAATTTTGCTAACGAGTGGCTTAGCAGGACGAGTTGA
- the LOC130642685 gene encoding uncharacterized protein LOC130642685 isoform X1, translating into MKYRVKGFLRTAKRYLLRERMSLRELEKPWNTKKLNDFLKAWKLIKELPPDNPNSFWSLATYHGVPFKKTIVEDIQNNNNTVFEYLRHLFSRKDDIPHNRQKWGGYCQHANVLFPSWHRLYLLRVEQALQTVIPGKDVALHYWDQTSEESLQHGLPSILTRKTVMIDGKEEVNPLLSFTLPRQIDADENSFYKKPIHYTTVRYPFSGIMNPKTAAEIANKHNEKLSRLNKSPDELLNENIKYWLNHGFGKKNSVVSSYEDCLDETDYNKFSNTSSARIKGTVAISLEQPHNDMHLSIGGFSLPKTNEHGEIERDNNGHPIIQNYGLVEGANGDMGANEMAAFDPIFFVHHANVDRMFWAWQKKHNHSTVETSFKIRQEKRSEVGRDDVLGTSTNGQGPSPNQSYDEILGMDTVLYPFQNSVGMPMTTKDCVDIEAQLGYTYSVGSFDKFYWPSYAPKIKYSYTVTELTHFTDLMKKLTQTHTSNPKEICFDFTSVIAPTHHWETLPFFKKGSPEFTYGGCKWKRMFYLRVCNLKCDDYPGSFVVRAFYKKNGKEYFAGQRGVLNRWNRKICKNCQYNNFKSVVFKFHEKDVSFPTEVNKIDVDVLAKNPATGNNEVHKICCGEGSCGDKRSPKKELLVSFEELTKYRFF; encoded by the exons ATGAAGTATCGTGTCAAAGGTTTTCTAAGAACAGCTAAAAGATACCT GTTACGAGAACGGATGTCACTTCGTGAACTAGAAAAGCCTTGGAACACAAAAAAactcaatgattttttaaaggCCTGGAAATTAATAAAAGAGCTTCCACCAGATAATCCAAATTCGTTTTGGAGTCTTGCTACATATCATGGTGTACCATTTAAGAAGACAATAGTCGAAGAcatccaaaataataataatactgtgTTTGAATATTTGCGTCATTTGTTTTCACGAAAGGACGACATACCACACAATCGGCAGAAGTGGGGTGGATACTGCCAACATGCTAATGTTTTGTTTCCATCGTGGCATCGCCTGTATCTTTTACGTGTGGAACAAGCCTTGCAGACAGTTATTCCTGGTAAAGATGTAGCATTACATTATTGGGACCAAACTTCAGAAGAAAGCCTCCAACATGGTTTACCTAGCATCTTAACCAGGAAAACTGTCATGATTGATGGTAAAGAAGAAGTAAATCCTCTCTTAAGTTTCACTCTGCCAAGGCAAATTGATGCCGATGAAAACAGTTTCTACAAGAAACCTATCCATTACACGACAGTCCGCTACCCTTTTTCAGGCATCATGAATCCCAAAACAGCTGCAGAAATCGCAAACAAACACAATGAAAAGTTATCGCGACTTAATAAATCTCCAGATGAATTGTTGAATGAAAACATCAAGTACTGGTTAAACCATGGCTTCGGAAAGAAGAACTCAGTAGTATCTAGTTATGAAGACTGCTTGGATGAGACAGATTACAATAAATTTTCAAACACGAGTTCAGCAAGAATTAAAGGTACAGTTGCAATTTCCTTGGAACAGCCACACAATGATATGCATCTTTCAATAGGTGGATTCTCTTTACCGAAAACTAATGAACACGGGGAAATTGAAAGAGATAATAATGGACATCCAATTATACAAAATTATGGTTTGGTAGAAGGTGCAAATGGAGATATGGGTGCAAATGAGATGGCTGCTTTtgatccaattttttttgtgcatCATGCAAATGTAGATAGAATGTTTTGGGCttggcaaaaaaaacataaccacAGCACAGttgaaacaagttttaaaattcGGCAAGAAAAAAGAAGTGAAGTTGGACGTGACGATGTTCTTGGTACATCAACGAATGGTCAAGGCCCATCTCCTAACCAATCCTATGATGAAATATTAGGTATGGATACCGTGTTGTATCCGTTCCAAAATTCAGTAGGCATGCCTATGACAACCAAAGATTGCGTTGATATCGAAGCACAGCTTGGATACACCTATAGTGTAGGCTCCTTTGACAAATTttattggcccagctatgcgcCAAAGATTAAGTATTCATACACCGTGACCGAATTAACGCACTTCACTGATTTGATGAAAAAGTTGACACAAACACATACGTCAAATCCTAAGGAAATCTGTTTTGATTTTACATCCGTTATAGCGCCAACTCATCATTGGGAAACcctgccattttttaaaaaaggcagtCCAGAATTCACCTATGGTGGGTGCAAATGGAAGAGGATGTTTTACTTGCGTGTGTGTAATCTGAAATGTGATGACTACCCAGGTTCGTTTGTTGTGCGGGCGTTTTACAAAAAGAATGGCAAAGAATATTTTGCAGGCCAGCGTGGTGTGTTAAATCGATGGAATcgcaaaatttgtaaaaattgccagtacaacaattttaaaagcgTTGTATTTAAATTCCATGAAAAAGATGTTTCCTTTCCTACTGAGGTTAATAAAATTGATGTTGATGTTTTGGCGAAAAATCCTGCTACTGGAAACAATGAAGTACACAAGATATGCTGCGGCGAAGGGTCGTGTGGTGACAAGCGATCTCCCAAGAAAGAACTTTTAGTTTCTTTTGAAGAACTAACTAAATATCGATTTTTTTAG